A genomic segment from Actinomyces lilanjuaniae encodes:
- the aspS gene encoding aspartate--tRNA ligase, translating into MLRTRAAGSLRTGDIGQTVTLAGWVDRRRDHGGVAFVDLRDASGVAQVVIREEVAHDLRSEYVLRVVGEVSARPEGNENPSLPTGDVEVVVRDLEILNPSAALPFQVSDHAEDSGQAGEEARLRYRYLDLRRSPMQRAIRLRSQASRAARRVLDSHDFVEVETPTLTRSTPEGARDFLVPARLAPGSWYALPQSPQLFKQLLMVAGMERYYQIARCYRDEDFRADRQPEFTQLDVEMSFVDQEDVIKVAEEVIREVWALVGHEVTTPIPRVTYAEAMRRYGTDKPDLRFGCELVDLTEYFAATTFRVFRQPYVGAVVMPGGASQSRRTFDAWQEWARQRGAKGLAYVTVAQDGTLGGPVAKNITEAERAGLAQACGAAAGDCIFFAAGQVEQARALLGAARVEVARRCGLVDEEDWSFVWVVDAPLFKAAAEARADGDVTLGASAWTAVHHAFTAPRPECLGTFDTDPGSALAYAYDIVCNGNEIGGGSIRIHRRDVQERVFKVMGIEPQEAQEKFGFLLEAFSYGAPPHGGIAFGWDRIIALLTRADSIRDVIAFPKSGGGYDPLTEAPAPITAQQRKEAGVDAVPARRDSPRPPASQ; encoded by the coding sequence GTGCTGAGAACGCGAGCAGCAGGCTCCCTGCGCACCGGCGACATCGGACAGACCGTTACGCTGGCCGGGTGGGTGGACCGTCGGCGTGACCACGGCGGGGTGGCTTTTGTCGACCTGCGTGATGCCTCGGGGGTCGCCCAGGTCGTCATTCGCGAGGAGGTTGCCCACGACCTGCGCTCGGAGTACGTGCTGAGGGTAGTCGGCGAGGTCAGCGCTCGTCCCGAGGGCAACGAGAACCCGAGCCTGCCGACCGGGGACGTCGAGGTGGTGGTCCGTGACCTCGAGATCCTTAACCCCTCTGCCGCTCTGCCCTTCCAGGTCTCCGACCACGCCGAGGACTCTGGTCAGGCAGGTGAGGAGGCCCGCCTGAGGTACCGCTACCTGGACCTTCGCCGCTCACCGATGCAGCGTGCCATCCGGCTGCGCTCGCAAGCCTCCCGCGCCGCCCGTCGGGTGCTGGACTCCCACGACTTCGTTGAGGTCGAGACCCCCACCCTGACCCGGTCGACACCCGAGGGCGCCCGCGACTTCCTTGTGCCCGCCCGCCTGGCTCCCGGGTCGTGGTATGCCTTGCCGCAGAGCCCCCAGCTGTTCAAGCAGCTGCTCATGGTGGCTGGCATGGAGCGCTACTACCAGATCGCTCGCTGCTACCGCGACGAGGACTTCCGGGCGGACCGGCAGCCGGAGTTCACCCAGCTTGACGTAGAAATGAGCTTTGTGGACCAGGAGGACGTCATCAAGGTGGCGGAGGAGGTGATCCGTGAGGTCTGGGCGCTGGTCGGCCACGAGGTGACCACACCGATCCCGCGGGTGACCTATGCCGAGGCGATGAGGCGCTACGGAACGGACAAGCCGGACCTGCGTTTCGGGTGCGAGCTGGTGGACCTCACCGAGTACTTTGCGGCCACAACGTTCCGGGTATTTCGTCAGCCCTATGTCGGTGCGGTCGTAATGCCTGGGGGCGCCTCGCAGTCGAGGAGGACCTTCGACGCCTGGCAGGAGTGGGCCAGGCAACGTGGCGCCAAGGGCCTGGCCTACGTCACTGTGGCCCAGGACGGGACGCTCGGCGGGCCTGTGGCCAAGAACATCACTGAGGCGGAGCGTGCGGGCCTGGCGCAGGCCTGTGGTGCTGCCGCAGGTGACTGCATATTCTTTGCTGCCGGGCAGGTCGAGCAGGCGCGCGCCCTGCTCGGGGCCGCTCGTGTGGAGGTGGCGCGCCGTTGCGGACTGGTGGACGAGGAGGACTGGAGCTTCGTGTGGGTGGTGGACGCCCCCCTGTTCAAGGCCGCCGCTGAGGCTCGGGCAGACGGGGACGTCACCCTGGGTGCCTCCGCGTGGACTGCGGTCCACCACGCCTTCACCGCCCCCAGGCCGGAGTGCCTGGGGACCTTTGACACCGACCCAGGCTCTGCCCTGGCCTACGCCTATGACATCGTGTGCAACGGCAACGAGATCGGTGGCGGATCGATCCGCATCCACCGCCGTGACGTGCAGGAGCGCGTCTTCAAGGTCATGGGAATCGAGCCGCAGGAGGCCCAGGAGAAGTTTGGCTTCCTCCTGGAGGCCTTCTCCTACGGGGCGCCGCCACACGGGGGTATCGCCTTCGGGTGGGACCGGATCATCGCGCTGCTGACGCGCGCGGACTCGATCCGTGACGTTATTGCCTTCCCGAAGTCGGGAGGTGGCTACGACCCGCTGACGGAGGCGCCGGCGCCCATCACGGCCCAGCAGCGCAAGGAGGCGGGGGTGGACGCCGTACCCGCCCGCCGGGACTCACCCCGGCCCCCTGCCAGCCAGTAG
- a CDS encoding MMPL family transporter, with product MSVGTWCDNAVMLGWLSYRVFKDAWLVVATWLVLSAVLVVAALTGLGGQNLFSRLHSVTADTPGTQSAEGGYVLDSLSGDAVTVTLLVSDVDLSTTQQQEEVAQALSTAHADLGQLVGTHNVLDPFVVPGMLTSDAARSMAADSMDGFVVVVTVNPNGSAVADPEDTRYAQEVAALVDQVSNRLEEVPAELAATAPGARGTVSHDGSVEEAISSEAGRDLLRSGLLLLPVALLVTALAVSRLLQVGACLLATVVSAASTLGAVYGLSLVVEVPYVAAVVFWVLGASLTLGYALLLTSRYQETLGSGTPSASATEPEGPPEDGPAGSAPGDTHTQDPGSGTTPDRPAPVRGTHRYRRDAEAPPAARLLSATMRTAGRTVVFSALAVAVSLCGLYLAAEGTLRASALTGAVVLLVSVSVSLTLVPALLALTGQEVLRPSSRPVSPVLLPIRPTLSSALRRLSGIRRDGRGTTPAGARIRRSSVYPWAVLAGCLLVLTGLAVPLGSLHTLTSTASDQLPVGSDQRAYAAVLEQEYPSTVDQDATLILAGTGESVTEFINDHVASVPGVEAVVSPSTAGDYTVVYLDLTGERWSGTAEEAVTALRALDPPVETWVTGQAASQVDMRGSLLGSAPVVAAAVVLATVVLLLLLTDSLLLPLVAVPVTGLSLSASLGVLTWVVQEGHGRSLLGLAPAGGVGVDTTAVVTAVLLGLGLAMSHEVVLMSRVAQYRSAGTDHRTALHLGLRQSRGPVLAAAVVTVAACTSLLVSRLPLVQETGLALALVVAVDLLLVRLLLLPSVMRILGRWSWWAPRWLRPSGASAAQGRADRQEVDQETEQDPNGEAREPAETSEVPETLETARSAAPDEEVMAAGGMPTGRQPAGEEALPDRTASSVESAESAQSAVESASPTAG from the coding sequence ATGAGCGTCGGCACATGGTGCGACAATGCCGTCATGCTCGGCTGGCTCTCCTACCGTGTCTTCAAGGACGCCTGGCTCGTCGTCGCGACCTGGCTCGTCCTGTCGGCGGTCCTGGTAGTCGCGGCGCTGACCGGCCTGGGAGGACAGAACCTGTTCTCCCGCCTCCACAGCGTGACAGCTGACACGCCAGGGACCCAGAGCGCTGAGGGCGGCTATGTCCTGGACTCCTTGTCCGGTGACGCCGTCACCGTGACCCTCCTGGTCTCGGACGTGGACCTGAGCACGACCCAGCAGCAGGAGGAGGTGGCCCAGGCCCTGTCCACCGCCCACGCCGACCTGGGGCAGCTCGTGGGCACACACAACGTCCTGGACCCCTTTGTGGTCCCGGGGATGCTGACCTCGGACGCGGCCCGGTCGATGGCGGCCGACAGCATGGACGGCTTCGTCGTCGTCGTCACGGTCAACCCCAACGGCTCCGCGGTCGCCGACCCTGAGGACACCCGCTACGCCCAGGAGGTAGCCGCCCTGGTGGACCAGGTGAGTAACCGCCTGGAAGAGGTGCCTGCAGAGCTCGCCGCAACCGCTCCGGGCGCCCGAGGCACCGTCTCCCACGACGGCTCCGTCGAGGAGGCGATCAGCAGTGAGGCAGGCCGGGACCTGCTGCGATCCGGACTCCTGCTCCTTCCTGTGGCCCTGCTGGTGACGGCGCTGGCCGTCAGCAGGCTCCTGCAGGTCGGCGCCTGCCTCCTGGCTACCGTGGTCTCAGCAGCCAGCACCCTGGGCGCCGTCTACGGGCTGTCCCTCGTCGTCGAGGTCCCCTACGTGGCAGCTGTTGTCTTCTGGGTCCTGGGAGCATCCCTGACTCTGGGCTACGCGCTGCTGCTCACCTCCCGCTACCAGGAGACGCTCGGCTCGGGCACACCGAGCGCGAGCGCGACAGAGCCAGAAGGACCGCCGGAGGACGGCCCAGCAGGCAGCGCGCCAGGTGACACGCACACGCAGGACCCTGGCTCGGGTACCACCCCGGACAGGCCTGCTCCCGTGCGGGGTACGCACCGGTACCGACGCGACGCCGAGGCCCCTCCCGCTGCCCGCCTGCTGTCAGCGACGATGCGGACAGCAGGCCGCACAGTCGTCTTCTCAGCCCTGGCGGTAGCGGTCAGCCTCTGCGGTCTCTACCTGGCAGCCGAGGGTACGCTGAGAGCCTCAGCACTGACAGGGGCTGTTGTCCTCCTCGTGTCCGTCAGCGTCTCCTTGACGCTGGTCCCAGCACTCCTGGCGCTGACGGGACAGGAGGTGCTGCGCCCCTCGTCCCGGCCTGTCTCCCCGGTCCTCCTCCCCATCCGCCCCACGCTCTCGTCCGCGCTGAGACGCCTGTCAGGCATAAGAAGGGACGGCCGGGGGACGACACCAGCAGGTGCCCGCATTCGTCGTAGCAGCGTCTACCCCTGGGCTGTCCTGGCAGGATGCCTGCTGGTGCTGACCGGTCTGGCTGTCCCGCTGGGCAGCCTGCACACGCTCACCTCGACTGCCTCGGACCAGCTCCCGGTCGGCTCCGACCAGAGGGCCTACGCAGCGGTGCTGGAGCAGGAGTACCCCTCAACGGTGGACCAGGACGCCACGCTCATCCTCGCCGGGACCGGGGAGAGCGTCACCGAGTTCATCAACGACCACGTCGCCTCAGTCCCCGGGGTTGAGGCAGTTGTGAGCCCCTCGACCGCTGGCGACTACACGGTGGTCTACCTGGACCTGACCGGAGAGCGCTGGTCAGGCACCGCCGAGGAGGCCGTCACCGCCCTTCGCGCCCTCGATCCCCCGGTAGAGACGTGGGTGACGGGGCAGGCGGCAAGCCAGGTCGACATGCGCGGCTCGCTGCTCGGAAGCGCCCCGGTGGTGGCGGCGGCAGTAGTCCTGGCAACTGTCGTCCTCCTGCTTCTCCTGACGGACTCCCTGCTCCTGCCGCTCGTAGCGGTTCCCGTCACCGGCCTGTCACTGTCCGCCTCCCTGGGAGTGCTGACCTGGGTGGTCCAGGAGGGCCACGGCCGCAGCCTGCTGGGACTGGCCCCGGCCGGAGGCGTCGGTGTGGACACCACCGCTGTCGTCACGGCAGTGCTCCTCGGGCTGGGCCTGGCGATGAGCCACGAGGTCGTCCTGATGAGCCGTGTCGCCCAGTACCGCAGCGCTGGCACGGACCACCGGACCGCGCTGCACCTGGGACTGCGCCAGTCACGAGGCCCCGTTCTCGCAGCAGCCGTCGTCACGGTGGCTGCCTGTACGAGCCTTCTGGTCAGCAGGCTTCCGCTCGTCCAGGAGACCGGGCTGGCGCTCGCCCTCGTCGTCGCAGTGGACCTCCTGCTGGTCCGGCTGCTGCTGCTGCCCTCCGTCATGAGGATCCTGGGACGCTGGAGCTGGTGGGCACCACGCTGGCTCCGACCCTCCGGAGCGTCCGCGGCACAGGGCCGTGCTGACCGCCAGGAGGTGGACCAGGAGACGGAGCAGGACCCGAACGGAGAGGCTAGAGAGCCTGCCGAGACCTCCGAGGTCCCCGAGACACTGGAGACTGCCAGGTCCGCTGCGCCCGATGAGGAGGTCATGGCGGCCGGTGGCATGCCGACTGGTAGACAACCGGCTGGTGAGGAGGCCCTTCCCGACAGGACGGCGTCCTCCGTGGAGTCAGCGGAGTCAGCACAGTCAGCGGTGGAGTCGGCGTCGCCTACAGCAGGCTGA
- a CDS encoding sulfite exporter TauE/SafE family protein, with amino-acid sequence MRGGTGTTETGRNEGRGGVAVPGRLPMVLVGLAAGLLSGLFGVGGGVLLVPALVAVLGLDHRRAAATSLVAILPTSVVGALTYGLRGQVSLVAAVILLAGTLVGAQVGAWLLHRLPARVLPWTFASFVVLVLVSQQVVPPVRHADLTPDPVRVVALVVVGLAAGVLSGLVGVGGGVVVVPGLEAVVGLGDLLARGTSLAVMVPTAVSGAVAHLRRGHADLATAVVTGLASSAASPVGALLAARVPPGPTSWMFSAFLVVVAVLVLRRSPGRSTASR; translated from the coding sequence ATGCGGGGCGGGACGGGGACGACGGAGACAGGGCGCAACGAAGGCAGGGGAGGCGTAGCCGTGCCAGGAAGGCTGCCAATGGTACTTGTCGGCCTGGCGGCGGGCCTGCTCTCCGGGCTCTTCGGCGTGGGCGGGGGAGTGCTGCTGGTGCCCGCCCTGGTGGCAGTCCTGGGCCTGGACCACAGGCGGGCTGCGGCGACCTCTCTGGTGGCGATCCTGCCTACCTCTGTCGTCGGTGCGCTGACCTACGGCCTGCGGGGTCAGGTCTCCCTGGTAGCGGCCGTCATCCTCCTGGCCGGGACCCTGGTGGGTGCCCAGGTAGGCGCCTGGCTGCTCCACCGGCTGCCCGCAAGGGTGCTCCCGTGGACCTTTGCCTCCTTTGTCGTGCTCGTTCTGGTGTCCCAGCAGGTCGTGCCCCCGGTGCGGCACGCGGACCTGACCCCGGACCCGGTGAGGGTGGTGGCGCTGGTCGTGGTGGGACTGGCGGCGGGTGTCCTGTCCGGCCTGGTGGGGGTTGGAGGGGGCGTCGTGGTGGTGCCGGGCCTAGAGGCGGTCGTCGGGCTGGGGGACCTGCTGGCCCGTGGTACCTCTCTGGCCGTCATGGTCCCCACTGCCGTGTCCGGGGCAGTAGCCCACCTGCGGCGCGGGCACGCGGACCTGGCCACCGCAGTGGTGACCGGCCTGGCCTCCTCCGCGGCCTCTCCCGTGGGGGCGCTCCTGGCGGCCCGTGTCCCTCCCGGGCCGACCTCCTGGATGTTCAGTGCCTTTCTCGTGGTGGTGGCGGTCCTGGTGCTGCGGCGCTCGCCGGGTCGCAGTACCGCTTCCCGCTGA
- the rpsD gene encoding 30S ribosomal protein S4 has protein sequence MSSSRSRRQVRLSRALGIPLTPKAVRYFEKRPYGPGEHGRARRRTESDYAVRLKEKQRLRAQYGIREAQLQRVFEEARRERGLTGESLVELLEMRLDALVLRSGIARTIAQARQNVVHRHILVDGRVVDRPSFRVRPGQTIQVRPRSQVMVPFQVAAAGTHRDVLPAVPDYLTVDLEKLSATLVRRPKRDEVPVTCDVQMVVEYYSR, from the coding sequence ATGAGCTCATCACGTTCCCGCCGCCAGGTCCGTCTGTCCCGTGCGCTGGGCATCCCGCTGACGCCCAAGGCGGTGCGCTACTTCGAGAAGCGCCCCTACGGTCCTGGCGAGCACGGTCGCGCGCGTCGGCGCACCGAGTCCGACTACGCCGTGCGCCTGAAGGAGAAGCAGCGGCTGCGCGCCCAGTACGGCATCCGTGAGGCCCAGCTCCAGCGCGTCTTCGAGGAGGCCCGTCGTGAGAGGGGACTCACGGGTGAGTCGCTTGTCGAGCTGCTGGAGATGCGGCTGGACGCCCTGGTCCTGCGCTCCGGCATCGCCCGCACCATCGCCCAGGCTCGCCAGAACGTCGTGCACCGCCACATCCTCGTGGACGGAAGGGTGGTCGACCGCCCCTCCTTCCGGGTCAGGCCCGGCCAGACGATCCAGGTACGCCCCCGCTCCCAGGTCATGGTCCCCTTCCAGGTCGCTGCTGCTGGCACGCACCGTGACGTGCTGCCTGCTGTCCCCGACTACCTGACGGTGGACCTGGAGAAGCTGTCTGCGACGCTGGTGCGTCGCCCCAAGCGTGACGAGGTCCCGGTCACCTGCGACGTGCAGATGGTGGTTGAGTACTACTCACGATGA
- the ruvX gene encoding Holliday junction resolvase RuvX: protein MRPGVRLAFDVGTSRIGVARCDQEGILAVPALTLRRDRYGSDLDEAADLVGEYAAVEVLVGLPRSMAGGSSSSAQDSRRWARSLAGTVAPVPVRLVDERLTTVTAHRRLHEAGLRERTFRGVVDEAAAVVILEQALETERLTGQPPGERVPPSKRGSA from the coding sequence GTGCGCCCCGGGGTACGTCTGGCCTTTGACGTAGGCACCTCGCGTATTGGTGTCGCCCGCTGCGACCAGGAGGGAATTCTTGCCGTCCCGGCACTCACTCTCAGACGTGACCGCTACGGTAGCGATCTTGACGAGGCAGCCGACCTTGTCGGGGAGTACGCTGCTGTCGAGGTTCTTGTCGGTCTTCCTCGGAGCATGGCGGGCGGCAGCTCCTCCTCAGCGCAGGACTCTCGCCGCTGGGCCCGCAGTCTCGCCGGTACCGTCGCGCCGGTGCCCGTACGGCTGGTCGACGAGCGCCTCACGACGGTGACGGCCCACCGCCGCCTGCACGAGGCAGGCCTGCGGGAGAGGACCTTTCGCGGCGTCGTCGACGAGGCGGCGGCGGTCGTCATACTGGAGCAGGCTCTTGAGACCGAGCGGCTCACCGGGCAGCCGCCCGGCGAGCGAGTCCCCCCGAGCAAGAGAGGCAGCGCGTGA
- the mltG gene encoding endolytic transglycosylase MltG produces the protein MSQDDFFAELGIQRQDGADADHGPRGRRARRAEKKERRRRRRRRRWLTSVVLVVVLIAVGVVAYRALGVMRDTPSATSAAQDYEGAGEEEVVITVPEGASGRDIGALLEEADVVASAAAFVEAYKANEKSGTIQPGTYTLKTHMSAANAVATLLDPASKAEHSLTVAEGFTKNQVKERLMSVGDFTAKEVDEAYADTEAIGLPEQAGGDVEGWLAPSTYDIGEDDTATDVVAQMVSTTVANLRSAGVEEEDYQEVLTKASIVEREVSQAQYYGQVARVIDNRIADTEGETQGMLQMDSTVLYGLGRVGGIPSPEDTADASNAYNTYQHPGLPPTPIGSPGQEVIAAVLDPPEGDWLYFVTVDLTTGETLFAATLEEQEANTEKLNAYCRENQEVCQGATATATAAPDPATATPDGGS, from the coding sequence GTGAGTCAGGACGACTTCTTTGCTGAGCTTGGTATCCAGCGTCAGGACGGGGCGGATGCCGACCACGGGCCCAGGGGCCGCCGGGCACGGCGTGCGGAGAAGAAGGAGCGTCGTCGGCGCAGGCGCCGTCGTCGCTGGCTGACCTCCGTGGTCCTTGTTGTGGTCCTGATCGCCGTAGGCGTGGTGGCCTACCGGGCGCTAGGCGTCATGCGCGACACCCCCTCCGCGACCTCGGCGGCCCAGGACTACGAGGGAGCCGGTGAGGAGGAGGTGGTCATCACGGTTCCTGAGGGAGCCTCCGGACGTGATATCGGCGCGCTCCTGGAGGAGGCCGACGTGGTCGCCTCCGCCGCCGCCTTCGTCGAGGCCTACAAGGCCAACGAGAAGTCGGGCACCATCCAGCCGGGGACCTATACGCTCAAGACGCACATGTCCGCGGCCAACGCCGTAGCCACGCTCCTGGATCCGGCGTCCAAGGCCGAGCACAGCCTGACCGTCGCCGAGGGCTTCACCAAGAACCAGGTCAAGGAACGGCTTATGAGCGTGGGAGACTTCACCGCGAAGGAGGTTGACGAGGCCTACGCGGACACTGAAGCCATCGGCCTACCTGAGCAGGCAGGTGGTGACGTCGAGGGCTGGCTGGCACCGTCTACCTACGACATCGGCGAGGACGACACCGCCACGGACGTGGTGGCGCAGATGGTCTCCACCACAGTCGCCAACCTACGCTCCGCCGGCGTAGAGGAGGAGGACTACCAGGAGGTCCTGACCAAGGCCTCTATCGTGGAGCGCGAGGTCTCCCAGGCCCAGTACTACGGTCAGGTGGCCCGGGTCATCGACAACCGCATCGCGGATACCGAGGGTGAGACCCAGGGCATGCTCCAGATGGACTCCACCGTCCTGTACGGCCTGGGCCGAGTGGGGGGCATCCCCTCCCCGGAGGACACGGCCGACGCATCCAACGCCTACAACACCTACCAGCACCCCGGCCTGCCGCCAACCCCGATCGGGAGCCCCGGTCAGGAGGTTATCGCGGCCGTGCTGGACCCGCCCGAGGGCGACTGGCTGTACTTCGTGACAGTTGACCTGACCACGGGTGAGACGCTCTTTGCCGCGACGCTGGAGGAGCAGGAGGCCAACACGGAGAAGCTCAACGCCTACTGCCGTGAGAACCAGGAGGTCTGCCAGGGCGCCACTGCGACCGCCACGGCTGCGCCTGATCCGGCCACGGCTACCCCTGATGGCGGGTCGTAG
- a CDS encoding shikimate dehydrogenase: MGHRAAVVGHPVSHSLSPVLHRAAYAQLGLGTWHYTRIDLPVTRLPGLVSQLAAPVSDGWAWSGLSVTMPHKQALVPMLDVVDPLAQAVGSVNTVVAQRSGTGPALLAGFNTDVTGIVEAVRETAAAWSAQALPALPTCAPGRADGWGVSGATAVVLGSGATACSALAALTELGATRIVVAARRHAGPGRALSAAHRMGLEVEALTWTPGEVRSDSAVAEVLAQADLAVSTLPAGGADTLAEALPGVLGGRLTAGAVLLDVVYAPWPTPLASAWERGGGAVAPGWLMLLHQAVPQVRLMTGRGPDVAPMRDALLRAL; this comes from the coding sequence CTGGGCCACCGGGCCGCGGTCGTCGGGCACCCGGTCTCCCACTCCCTGTCACCGGTCCTGCACCGTGCCGCCTACGCCCAGCTCGGCCTGGGCACGTGGCACTACACCAGGATCGACCTGCCTGTCACGCGGCTGCCGGGCCTGGTGTCCCAGCTGGCCGCGCCGGTCAGCGATGGCTGGGCCTGGTCGGGGCTGAGCGTGACGATGCCGCACAAGCAGGCCCTGGTGCCCATGCTGGACGTGGTCGACCCTCTGGCCCAGGCGGTGGGCTCGGTCAACACCGTGGTGGCCCAGCGCTCGGGCACGGGACCGGCCCTGCTGGCGGGGTTCAACACCGACGTGACTGGGATCGTCGAGGCGGTACGGGAGACTGCTGCGGCGTGGTCCGCCCAGGCGCTGCCAGCCTTGCCGACCTGTGCACCGGGCAGGGCCGACGGGTGGGGAGTCTCTGGGGCAACAGCCGTCGTCCTGGGCTCTGGGGCCACGGCGTGCTCAGCCCTGGCCGCGCTCACCGAGCTGGGCGCGACACGGATCGTCGTAGCCGCCCGCCGCCATGCCGGCCCTGGCCGCGCCCTGAGTGCAGCACATCGTATGGGTCTGGAGGTGGAGGCCCTCACCTGGACCCCGGGCGAGGTACGTTCTGACTCTGCCGTGGCCGAGGTTCTGGCCCAGGCGGACCTAGCGGTCTCCACCCTGCCCGCAGGTGGTGCGGACACGCTGGCTGAGGCCCTGCCCGGAGTCCTGGGCGGGAGACTTACGGCAGGAGCGGTCCTGCTTGACGTCGTCTACGCGCCCTGGCCGACACCTCTGGCCAGCGCCTGGGAGCGCGGTGGCGGGGCGGTGGCACCCGGCTGGCTCATGCTGCTGCACCAGGCGGTGCCCCAGGTCAGGCTGATGACGGGCCGCGGCCCTGATGTCGCACCCATGCGAGACGCACTGCTGCGTGCCCTGTAG
- the aroC gene encoding chorismate synthase, with translation MLHWMTAGESHGEALTAVVDGVPAGVEITSEDIREALARRRLGHGRGARQSFERDELRILGGIRHGRTIGSPVSLQIGNSEWPRWSTVMSADPVEAEALLVDAGTGDERELARNRPLTRPRPGHADLPGMLKYDLPEARPVLERASARETAARVALGAVAEALLAQVAGIRLVSHVVRVGTVALPEDVAAPQPQDTARLDADPVRCTDPATSAAMVSLIDEARKAGDTLGGVVEVVATGVPVGLGSHVQADRRLDARLAGALMSIQAVKGVEVGDGFAQAQLRGSAAHDEILSVRSGGVSRASNRAGGVEGGISNGSPVRVRAAFKPISTVPRALRTVDMATGEEATGLHQRSDTCAVVPGAVIAQAMTALVLADALTDKTGGDSVVQARSSLVSYLDRVAERTRW, from the coding sequence ATGCTTCATTGGATGACGGCCGGGGAGTCCCACGGCGAGGCCCTGACCGCCGTGGTCGACGGCGTCCCGGCGGGCGTGGAGATCACCAGCGAGGACATCCGGGAGGCCCTGGCACGTCGTCGCCTGGGTCACGGCCGTGGCGCCCGGCAGTCCTTCGAGCGCGACGAGCTAAGGATCCTAGGAGGGATCAGGCACGGCCGTACGATCGGTAGCCCCGTGTCCCTGCAGATCGGCAACTCCGAGTGGCCCCGGTGGTCCACGGTCATGAGCGCCGACCCGGTGGAGGCCGAGGCGCTCCTGGTGGACGCAGGAACCGGGGACGAGCGGGAGCTGGCTCGCAACAGGCCCCTGACCAGGCCCCGTCCTGGTCATGCGGACCTGCCGGGAATGCTCAAGTACGATCTGCCGGAGGCGCGGCCGGTCCTGGAACGCGCCTCGGCACGTGAGACCGCGGCCCGGGTCGCCCTGGGTGCGGTGGCGGAGGCGCTCCTGGCGCAGGTTGCCGGGATCAGGCTGGTCAGCCATGTCGTACGTGTCGGGACAGTGGCTCTGCCTGAGGACGTCGCCGCGCCGCAGCCGCAGGACACCGCACGCCTGGACGCCGACCCGGTGCGCTGCACCGACCCCGCGACCAGCGCCGCGATGGTCTCGCTCATCGACGAGGCCAGGAAGGCGGGCGACACCCTGGGGGGAGTAGTTGAGGTGGTCGCCACCGGGGTCCCGGTGGGGCTGGGTTCCCACGTTCAGGCCGACCGGCGCCTAGATGCCCGGCTGGCTGGTGCGCTCATGAGCATCCAGGCGGTCAAGGGAGTGGAGGTGGGTGACGGCTTCGCCCAGGCTCAGCTCAGGGGCTCCGCAGCCCACGACGAGATCCTCTCGGTCCGCTCGGGTGGTGTCAGCCGTGCCTCCAACCGCGCCGGCGGGGTGGAGGGCGGTATCTCCAACGGTTCCCCGGTGCGGGTCCGTGCCGCCTTCAAGCCGATCTCCACGGTGCCGCGAGCGCTTCGCACCGTGGACATGGCCACGGGAGAGGAGGCGACCGGACTGCACCAGCGCTCCGACACCTGCGCCGTCGTCCCGGGTGCCGTGATCGCCCAGGCCATGACGGCGCTGGTTCTGGCAGACGCCCTGACTGACAAGACCGGAGGTGACTCCGTGGTGCAGGCCCGTAGCAGCCTCGTCTCCTACCTGGACCGCGTGGCTGAGCGGACACGATGGTGA